ATTCAGACGATGCGAATGGAAGGCACCTATCCGGCCAGCACCTACGATCCCGAACAATGCCCGTTCGTGCCCGCGGAGTTCCGAAAACAGGGTTACCACACGGCACAGATCGGAAAGTGGCATACCGGCGTCGACACCGGTAACGGACGCGACTGGGATCACCAGATCGTCTGGAACCGTCCCGGACATCCGGAGAATGCCGGCAATTACTTCAAAGAGCAGATCGTCACGTTCAACGGTGTCGATCGAAAGGTGGAAGGGTACTCCACGGACAACTACACCGACTGGGCGATCGAATACATCAATGGAAAGCACCGCGACGTCAACAAGCCGTGGTACCTGTGGCTGTGCTACGGCGCCGTCCACGGACCCACAACACCTGCGGAACGACACGAAGGCAAACTTGCCGGAAACCCCGCACCAGTCCCCGCCGATATCTTCGGACCGTGGCCCGACAAACCACGATTTCTGAATACAACGGCGGCCTGGGAACGCGGACCGGACGGCAGCGCGTACCGCCGCAGAAGAGTCGTTGATGCCGCCAGCAACTTCAACACAAATACCGCCGGACAATCCTTCGAAGCCTGGGTCCAGCAGGTGAATGAATGCGCAATGGCAATCGACGAAGGCGTCGGTCGGCTGGTGGCCGCGCTGGAAGCTTCCGGTCAGATTGAAAACACGCTGATCGTCTACACGGCCGATCAGGGCTTTGGCCTGGGGGAACACGGCTTCAACCAGAAAGTCGCCGCCTACGACTCTACCGTCGCCAGTCCGCTGATCATCCGCTATCCGGGAAAACTTCCCGAAGACAAGGTCTGCCGGCACGCGATCAACGCGCCGGATGTGGTCCGGTACTTCTGCAGCGCCGCTGAAGTCACGATTCCGTGGCAGATGCACGGCCGCGACATGCGTCCTCTGCTTCAGAATCCCGAAACGGACGAATGGAATTCCGCGATGCTGATGACGCACACGGCGCGTTCCTACGGCAGCGACACAAACACGATTCCCACCGACGAAGCGCTGACCATCGTCGGTGAGGTTCCGTGGTACGCGCTGCTGCGAGACGGCCGCCACAAGTACATTCGCACGTTTGTGGAAGGCGAAGTCGAAGAGATCTACGACCTGGACGCCGACCCGGAAGAACTGAACAATCTCGCTGTCAGACCGGAAAACCAGGAACTGCTGGTCCGCCTCAGAAATGCGGCGGTCCGGGAGCTTCGGCGAACTGACGCGAAGTTCGTCGATGCCCTGCCGGCGACCGCGGCGATGAAACAGTGACGTTGCGGGCGGACGCTTTGGTTTTCACTTCTTCTGCGCGCCGTCAACGAACTCAAGCAACACCTTCGTCGACGGATCATCGGGAAGACCGAGTTCGTCGTTCAGTCTGTTGTGGTTCGTTTCTCTGGCGCCGGACAGTTTCGCCCAGATCCCGGCTTCCGACAGCACCGCCCCCAGCCGCTGCGCCTGGGCGGAGTTGTCGGGGTGATCGGCAACGTAAAGAATCAGGAACGGAGGAATTCCCTTGTTCGGCGCAACGTGCGTGACGGCGGAAAAGTCGATGTGCTTTTCGGGATTATTGCCGAATTTTTCGCGATGCCCGAACTTCGCCTGTGGCTGACCATGCACGCGGCGGCGAGTCTCCGCGGTGACGATAATCGCCGGAATGTCGTACGTGTCGCCGTCCACCGGCACGCAGCCGCGGATGATGTCCAGTGGCAGGCCCTCCGCCTTCAGGTAACGATCGTCGGTGCAGATTAACGCCGCTAACTGCGCGCCGGCCGAATGACCCATCACCAGCAGGCGATCGGGGTCACCGCCATATTCCGCAATATGATCGTGGACCCACCGCACGGACTTCGCGACATCGCGGATAATCGTTTCCATTTCGACGTCGGGCAATAGTCGGTAGTTCGTGGAGACAAACACGAATCCCCGGTCCATGAACAACTGCGGCTTCAGCCGAACGTCGGACTTGTCCCCGGTCTGCCAGCCACCGCCGTGAATCCAGAACACCACCGGCAGGTTCTTTGCATGATCGGGTGAGTAGACATCCAGCACCTGAAGTTCGCCGGCCGGCTCCGAATACGGAATGTCACGCTGGACGACCTGTGCCTGCACGGTCGTTATGAATCCATATGTGATGACGAAACACAGCAGCGCGAATGGTCTCATACGGAATCGTCCACCAGGAGAGTATTCACAGTCCGTCACGAAACAGCCGCGACGGCATTACCGTTTGGCCTTCAGTCGGGAAGTAACTTCCTTCAGCCTTGCCACTGCCTCAGGATTTTCCGCCAGCGGCTTGTCATGAAACGCCGGCAGCAGTTTGTCCCAGACGACATTCAGCTCGGCCTGCATGTCTCCCGTGTTGGCCGTAATCGCCACGACGGCATCCTGATCGGGAATGACAACGCAGAACTGCCCGTCCTTACCGTCGCCGCGAAAGGCGTTATGACGACAGCGCCAGAACTGAAATCCGTAACCCTGATCCCAGTCACGTTCCGGATCACTGCCGTTGGAAACCTGCTTCGACGTGGCCTGTTCAATCCAGCCGGCCGGTATGAGCTGCCTGCCCTGCCATTTGCCCTTCTGCAGATAAAGCTGACCGAACTTAGCGATGTCTTCCGTGCGCAGAAAAAGTCCGTACCCGCCAATCGAAATCCCCTGCGGACTTTCGTCCCATCGCGGCTTTTCAATTCCAAGCGGTTCGAACAGTCGCGGTGTCAGGTAATCAACCACCGTTTCGCCGGTCACCTTCTGCACGATGGCCGACTGCATATACGTCGCCGGAGTGTTGTACCGGAAGTGAGTTCCCGGCTTGTGAGGTACCGGATGATTCAGAAACGCACGCACCCAGTCCTTCGCTTCTCTCAGGTTCACCTCGTCCTGATGACCGGCCGACATCGTCAGCAGATCCCGGACTCGCATCGCTTTCAGATTTGCGGAAGGCTCGGCCGGAGCTTCATCCGGAAAGAACTTCAACACCGGGTCATCGATGCTCAATCGGCCTTCGGCAACCGCCAGCCCGACGGCGGTTGACGTGAAGCTCTTGCTCAGCGACCACAGCACATGTGCCTTGTCTGCCGATTCCGGTTCCCACCATGCTTCGGCGACAACATGACCGTGACGCACCAGCATAAAACTGTGCATCGAATTGACGTGTTGATCCGCGGCCTCAAGAAATTCCAGAACTCCGGCCGACGACACGCCCTGAGCTTCGGGAGTACTTCGCGGCAAGCCGGACTCCTGACCGACCGCCTGGTCGGAAAGCCATGCAATGACAGGTACCGCCATCAATACGAATCTGACCAGTTTCATGCATCGCGGTCCGTGTGAAAAGGTGCCGGCGATTCCGGCCTGACGCCTGGCACTGACGGAGAAGTTTTGCCGGCCGAACTGCAGGCTCAATCATCGTCGAATCATCACATCCCTGCAATGAGACAGGCGACTCATGTTGCGAACGAAATCCGCGTCAGCGCCTGTTTTCAAAGAACCCCTGTCGCCCGCGGGACGAGCGATGTCAGAACCGCGCGCGAAGGTGTGGGAAGTTGCAGGCAAGGCAGCCGCGATGGATTCACGGCGCTGTTGCTTTGGCGTCCGAATCCACGAAACGGAATGAATACAGTGATGCATTCTTCAAACGAAACTGCAGCCGCAGCGGCTGATTCGGCAGACGCCCGAGATCGGTTGCGGATTTCCAGGCGGCGACCAGATCCGTGTCATCACCCGTCAGGGGCAGGCAGTCGTCGAAGGAGAATCCCGGCAGTGGCGTGTCGTCGGGGCCGAGCACCGCCACCGTGATTTCACCGTCGTCGGCAACCTGCGCGTTGAGCACCAGTCGGCAGTTCTGAGTGTTCGGCACATGCAGCGGCCGCGTCACAAGTTCACCGCCGTCGCGTCCGGCGTCCAGAGACACGAAGCCGTCGCGTCGCAGCACCGCCAGACAGACGGCTCCGGATTTCTCGTCGCCGTCCTGCGGTTTGGCTCGGTACTTGATGCCCGTGTAGTAAAACCACAATTCGTCGTCGCGCAGAACGGGAGAACTGGGGGGCAGCAGTTGCGTGCGGTCCCAGACGTCCGGTCCGACGGGAGATGGGCCGATAAACGGCCGACGGTCGCCCAGCCGTTGCCACTGCCGCA
This is a stretch of genomic DNA from Planctomycetaceae bacterium. It encodes these proteins:
- a CDS encoding sulfatase-like hydrolase/transferase, which encodes MSRWFTLLTLVLSASMAGRVCQAERPNILFIYADDQSYKTLSCYREAPDWVNTPNIDALARGGVRFERCYFGAWCMPSRASFLTGRLQHGIQTMRMEGTYPASTYDPEQCPFVPAEFRKQGYHTAQIGKWHTGVDTGNGRDWDHQIVWNRPGHPENAGNYFKEQIVTFNGVDRKVEGYSTDNYTDWAIEYINGKHRDVNKPWYLWLCYGAVHGPTTPAERHEGKLAGNPAPVPADIFGPWPDKPRFLNTTAAWERGPDGSAYRRRRVVDAASNFNTNTAGQSFEAWVQQVNECAMAIDEGVGRLVAALEASGQIENTLIVYTADQGFGLGEHGFNQKVAAYDSTVASPLIIRYPGKLPEDKVCRHAINAPDVVRYFCSAAEVTIPWQMHGRDMRPLLQNPETDEWNSAMLMTHTARSYGSDTNTIPTDEALTIVGEVPWYALLRDGRHKYIRTFVEGEVEEIYDLDADPEELNNLAVRPENQELLVRLRNAAVRELRRTDAKFVDALPATAAMKQ
- a CDS encoding alpha/beta hydrolase, whose protein sequence is MRPFALLCFVITYGFITTVQAQVVQRDIPYSEPAGELQVLDVYSPDHAKNLPVVFWIHGGGWQTGDKSDVRLKPQLFMDRGFVFVSTNYRLLPDVEMETIIRDVAKSVRWVHDHIAEYGGDPDRLLVMGHSAGAQLAALICTDDRYLKAEGLPLDIIRGCVPVDGDTYDIPAIIVTAETRRRVHGQPQAKFGHREKFGNNPEKHIDFSAVTHVAPNKGIPPFLILYVADHPDNSAQAQRLGAVLSEAGIWAKLSGARETNHNRLNDELGLPDDPSTKVLLEFVDGAQKK
- a CDS encoding serine hydrolase; the protein is MKLVRFVLMAVPVIAWLSDQAVGQESGLPRSTPEAQGVSSAGVLEFLEAADQHVNSMHSFMLVRHGHVVAEAWWEPESADKAHVLWSLSKSFTSTAVGLAVAEGRLSIDDPVLKFFPDEAPAEPSANLKAMRVRDLLTMSAGHQDEVNLREAKDWVRAFLNHPVPHKPGTHFRYNTPATYMQSAIVQKVTGETVVDYLTPRLFEPLGIEKPRWDESPQGISIGGYGLFLRTEDIAKFGQLYLQKGKWQGRQLIPAGWIEQATSKQVSNGSDPERDWDQGYGFQFWRCRHNAFRGDGKDGQFCVVIPDQDAVVAITANTGDMQAELNVVWDKLLPAFHDKPLAENPEAVARLKEVTSRLKAKR